The Priestia koreensis genome window below encodes:
- a CDS encoding IS3 family transposase produces MQRIHVKSKARYGALNIHQNLVNNGCYLSLKRIQCLMKKAGIRSITKKKYRPYPSKEKVIQLDNLLKRDFSTQTINEKWMADSTYIPTVKDGCCYLASVLDLHSKKMVGYSFSRSMTYDIRTG; encoded by the coding sequence ATCCAACGAATTCATGTGAAAAGTAAAGCACGTTATGGTGCTCTCAACATTCATCAGAATTTAGTAAATAACGGGTGTTACCTAAGCCTAAAGCGCATTCAATGCTTAATGAAAAAGGCAGGAATTCGTTCGATCACAAAGAAAAAATACCGTCCTTATCCGTCAAAAGAAAAGGTTATACAGCTAGATAATCTGTTAAAGCGAGATTTCTCTACACAGACTATTAACGAGAAATGGATGGCAGATAGTACGTATATCCCTACAGTAAAAGATGGTTGCTGCTATTTAGCATCTGTATTAGATTTGCATTCTAAAAAAATGGTTGGCTATTCTTTTTCCCGTTCTATGACCTATGACATCCGAACTGGTTAA
- a CDS encoding 4'-phosphopantetheinyl transferase family protein, with protein sequence MNIYAIKITTKLTEEEIIGALSKIPIERQHRVSRYIKKEDSIRSLYGSLLVQYIIEKELGITYFSYFYNEYGKPSINEVPNFYFNLSHSHEWVVCVTDTEEIGIDIEKINPIDFRIAERFFTSLEFSKIEESPLSEKIDCFYEYWTMKESYIKAKGRGFSIPLHSFYIKEKRGVYTTLDQHNHLYYFNQVKLDEAYKLATCSKKKIKKSKIECSNFRNVGIILNSEIQLLSLYSS encoded by the coding sequence ATGAATATATATGCTATTAAGATAACTACTAAATTAACTGAAGAAGAGATTATAGGTGCGCTTTCTAAAATTCCAATTGAAAGACAACACAGAGTTAGCCGATACATTAAAAAAGAAGATTCTATTCGTTCTTTATACGGATCTTTACTTGTTCAGTATATTATAGAGAAAGAGTTAGGTATAACTTACTTTTCCTATTTTTATAATGAGTATGGAAAACCTTCAATTAATGAAGTCCCTAACTTTTATTTTAATCTATCGCATTCGCATGAATGGGTAGTTTGTGTAACAGATACAGAAGAAATAGGAATTGATATTGAGAAGATAAATCCTATTGATTTTAGAATTGCTGAAAGATTTTTTACGTCGCTTGAATTTTCTAAAATTGAAGAGAGCCCTTTATCAGAGAAGATAGACTGCTTCTATGAATACTGGACAATGAAAGAATCTTATATAAAGGCAAAAGGAAGGGGTTTTTCTATTCCACTTCATTCATTTTATATAAAAGAAAAAAGAGGGGTTTATACAACTCTTGATCAGCATAATCATCTTTATTACTTCAATCAGGTTAAACTTGACGAAGCGTATAAGTTAGCAACTTGCAGTAAAAAAAAGATAAAAAAAAGTAAAATTGAATGTTCGAATTTCCGAAATGTCGGAATTATTTTGAATTCAGAGATACAGTTATTAAGTTTGTACTCATCCTAA
- a CDS encoding thioesterase II family protein: MKLVCLPFAGGSSRSFAKWSNLLVPNIEIIDIELAGRGKRFQEECYKSVKEAIDNIYQILHPVFTGSEPYAIFGHSMGGLLAFELCYKIQELNHIPPIAAFFSAKSAPHLAGKKKVHLFEKKRFIQHLFELGGTPKQLLNNEEFLDLYLPYIRSDYKMIETYQFEKRSSLLNIPFHILYGDRDEIKMNQLTGWKEYTNMTCQLYEFFGGHFFIQSQEKEVVSLIESILTGKLTSKI; the protein is encoded by the coding sequence GTGAAGTTAGTCTGCTTGCCTTTTGCTGGAGGTTCTTCTAGATCATTTGCAAAATGGTCAAATTTACTAGTTCCAAATATTGAAATAATAGATATTGAATTGGCTGGAAGGGGTAAAAGATTTCAAGAAGAGTGTTATAAAAGCGTAAAAGAAGCTATAGATAACATTTATCAAATACTTCATCCTGTATTTACTGGTAGTGAGCCATATGCTATTTTTGGCCATAGTATGGGAGGATTACTAGCATTCGAATTATGTTATAAAATTCAAGAATTAAATCATATTCCTCCGATAGCTGCTTTTTTTTCTGCAAAATCAGCACCTCATCTCGCAGGGAAAAAAAAAGTGCATTTGTTTGAAAAAAAACGTTTTATACAACATTTATTTGAGCTAGGTGGTACGCCTAAGCAACTCCTTAATAATGAAGAATTTTTGGATTTGTATTTACCTTATATAAGGTCAGATTATAAGATGATTGAAACATATCAGTTTGAGAAAAGGTCAAGTTTGCTAAATATTCCTTTTCATATACTTTATGGTGATAGGGATGAAATTAAAATGAACCAACTTACTGGATGGAAAGAATACACTAATATGACCTGTCAATTGTACGAGTTTTTTGGGGGGCACTTTTTTATTCAATCACAAGAAAAGGAAGTTGTTTCATTAATAGAGTCAATATTGACTGGAAAGTTGACATCGAAAATATAA
- a CDS encoding IS256 family transposase, whose translation MNQFTTDLVQALVQKEDVTKVFRTHLENAVNTLLASELTAFLDYEKYDRIGFNTGSSRNGSYERTLHTEFGELHLVIPRDRNGDFKQQTVAPYKRANDTLEAFVIHMFQKGVTTVEIADLMERMYGHHYTPQTISNMTKVMSEQVEAFRDRTLCARYACVYLDATYIALKRDTVSKEAVYIAVGIREDGSKEVLGYTIAPNESAFVWKELLEDIKSRGVEEILLFISDGLKGITDSIFSIYPASFYQTCCVHLSRTIAHKVRVSDRAEICENFKSVYRAESLEMGQQALHSFIEKWKSKYPKVTKPLLNNPYLFTFYSFPKSIWRSIYSTNLIESFNKQIKKYSKRKEQFPNEESLERFLVSQFDQYNQRFATRCHIGFDQARAELQMMFKTN comes from the coding sequence ATGAATCAGTTTACAACAGATCTTGTTCAAGCTCTAGTCCAAAAAGAAGATGTAACGAAAGTTTTCCGTACTCACTTAGAAAATGCGGTTAATACGCTCTTAGCGAGCGAATTGACAGCTTTTTTGGATTACGAAAAATATGATCGTATTGGATTTAATACAGGAAGTTCACGAAATGGTTCGTACGAACGCACACTACACACAGAGTTTGGAGAACTTCATCTCGTTATTCCTCGTGATCGGAATGGCGACTTTAAGCAACAGACGGTGGCTCCTTATAAAAGAGCCAATGATACGCTTGAAGCGTTCGTTATTCATATGTTCCAAAAGGGCGTAACGACTGTTGAAATTGCCGACTTGATGGAGCGCATGTATGGTCACCATTACACACCTCAAACCATTTCAAATATGACAAAGGTGATGTCTGAACAGGTAGAAGCATTCCGAGATCGAACGTTGTGTGCACGCTATGCGTGCGTTTATTTAGACGCTACATATATTGCTTTAAAACGGGATACAGTGTCTAAAGAAGCTGTCTATATTGCCGTTGGCATTCGGGAAGACGGTTCAAAAGAAGTACTTGGCTATACAATCGCTCCTAACGAATCCGCCTTTGTCTGGAAAGAACTTTTAGAAGACATCAAATCTCGTGGTGTAGAGGAGATTCTGTTGTTCATTTCCGATGGTTTAAAAGGCATCACAGACAGTATTTTTTCTATCTATCCAGCTTCTTTTTATCAAACATGCTGCGTCCATCTTTCACGGACAATTGCTCATAAAGTTCGTGTATCAGATCGAGCTGAAATCTGTGAAAACTTCAAATCTGTGTATCGTGCAGAAAGCCTTGAAATGGGCCAACAGGCCCTACATTCGTTCATTGAAAAGTGGAAGTCAAAGTACCCAAAAGTGACAAAGCCATTGCTTAATAACCCTTATTTGTTCACGTTTTATAGCTTTCCTAAGTCTATTTGGCGCAGTATTTATTCAACCAATCTCATTGAATCTTTTAATAAACAAATCAAGAAATATAGTAAGCGTAAGGAACAATTCCCAAACGAAGAGTCGCTTGAACGCTTCCTCGTTTCCCAATTTGACCAATATAATCAGCGCTTCGCGACAAGGTGTCATATTGGTTTTGATCAAGCTCGCGCAGAGCTACAAATGATGTTTAAAACAAACTAG
- a CDS encoding NlpC/P60 family protein codes for MALNHEPPEDQVSRIKEQIKQQIKHQASQAARKGMKKVGKKAGKAAAKAAAKAIKIMLLVLKKMLIAFLSFIGVPSTFVTLAIVCIVAVLLLISSIFFGEGKELDDDQQKLHDYMMEQITDQVNTDSNIQMNYRVPEGLVSAIIQINEMHKEHEDYYELIDTTVDKLKPTFTYESFETADETKSQSCSSTGQCTESPSTTSTSSVKRLTEVTAWNGKATFTYGEEWGPWQKHTTKNEDGSSSTTWTRSKQAVVTGQKQKEDYTKLDEILDSFGYKMSDKKMVEAFYEASGGIIHYTEWLKNGKVAFDNVGIDIIGVGSNGNIVPGKGVPPQFMPMYLKGQSTFGTPWYYIAAVHSIETQFSTNATTSSAGAFGVTQFMPCTWVGWSYPGCKGSKGNVVMPKETYTSLSVIARYGGYGVDGNGDGKADPWNLEDGILATAKYLGANGMPSDPKKAFYTYNNANWYVTKAMNLGEKFKNEAKEIPVGGGGSSSSSAVVNAGSVLIGKTVYVFGGGRNQGDINAGRFDCSSFVHWAFAQVGIDLGNRGWVSTETLKNLGTPVPVSDMQPGDLVFFDTYKKDGHVGIYAGNGKFLGCQGKTGVAFADMSKGYFQPKFNGRVRRI; via the coding sequence ATGGCTTTAAATCATGAGCCTCCTGAAGATCAAGTATCACGAATTAAGGAGCAAATCAAACAACAAATCAAACATCAAGCTTCCCAAGCCGCCCGTAAGGGAATGAAAAAGGTCGGGAAGAAAGCTGGAAAGGCTGCCGCAAAAGCGGCGGCCAAAGCCATCAAGATCATGCTTTTGGTCTTAAAAAAGATGCTGATTGCCTTTCTATCCTTTATTGGTGTTCCCAGTACCTTTGTGACGCTTGCCATCGTATGTATTGTCGCGGTTCTTCTTCTCATCTCCTCTATTTTCTTCGGGGAAGGGAAAGAATTGGATGACGATCAACAGAAGCTACATGATTACATGATGGAGCAGATCACCGATCAAGTAAATACGGACAGTAATATTCAAATGAACTATCGTGTTCCAGAAGGGCTCGTATCGGCCATTATTCAGATTAACGAAATGCATAAAGAGCACGAGGACTATTATGAGTTAATCGATACAACGGTCGATAAACTAAAGCCGACCTTTACCTATGAATCCTTTGAGACAGCCGATGAAACCAAGTCTCAATCCTGTTCATCAACGGGGCAATGTACAGAATCCCCGTCTACCACGTCAACGAGTTCTGTCAAGCGCTTAACAGAAGTGACCGCGTGGAACGGGAAAGCGACGTTTACGTACGGGGAAGAATGGGGCCCGTGGCAGAAACATACGACAAAGAATGAAGACGGTTCGTCTTCGACAACATGGACACGGAGTAAACAAGCGGTCGTGACAGGTCAAAAACAAAAAGAGGATTACACCAAGTTGGATGAAATTTTGGATTCATTTGGATACAAGATGAGTGACAAAAAAATGGTAGAAGCTTTTTATGAAGCGTCTGGGGGCATCATTCATTATACGGAATGGCTAAAGAACGGCAAAGTTGCTTTTGATAATGTCGGAATTGATATTATTGGGGTGGGTTCAAATGGGAACATCGTTCCTGGTAAAGGCGTACCTCCTCAATTCATGCCGATGTATCTTAAAGGGCAATCGACCTTTGGAACGCCATGGTATTATATTGCGGCTGTCCACTCCATTGAAACCCAATTTTCCACGAATGCGACTACGTCATCAGCCGGGGCCTTCGGGGTTACCCAATTCATGCCATGTACATGGGTAGGGTGGAGTTATCCGGGCTGTAAGGGATCCAAAGGAAACGTAGTGATGCCAAAAGAAACGTACACCAGTTTATCCGTAATCGCTCGATACGGTGGGTATGGGGTAGACGGAAATGGCGATGGAAAGGCTGATCCATGGAACTTAGAGGACGGAATTCTCGCAACCGCCAAGTATTTAGGGGCAAATGGAATGCCGAGTGATCCGAAAAAAGCCTTTTACACCTATAACAATGCCAACTGGTATGTGACAAAAGCGATGAATCTTGGAGAAAAGTTTAAGAATGAAGCCAAAGAGATTCCTGTAGGTGGTGGAGGAAGTAGCAGCTCCTCAGCGGTCGTCAATGCAGGGTCGGTCCTCATTGGAAAGACTGTCTATGTCTTCGGTGGTGGACGAAATCAAGGGGATATTAATGCAGGGCGCTTTGACTGTAGTAGTTTTGTTCACTGGGCCTTTGCGCAAGTCGGCATCGATCTTGGTAATCGGGGATGGGTGAGCACAGAAACGCTCAAGAATTTAGGTACACCTGTACCTGTAAGTGATATGCAACCAGGGGATTTAGTATTCTTTGATACCTACAAAAAAGATGGTCACGTAGGGATTTACGCAGGAAACGGGAAGTTCCTAGGTTGTCAAGGAAAGACAGGCGTAGCATTTGCCGATATGTCAAAAGGATATTTCCAACCAAAGTTTAATGGTCGCGTACGACGTATCTAG